From one Lolium rigidum isolate FL_2022 chromosome 4, APGP_CSIRO_Lrig_0.1, whole genome shotgun sequence genomic stretch:
- the LOC124707875 gene encoding glucan endo-1,3-beta-glucosidase GV-like: MGAVHGVCYGMVGDNLPSRGDVVRLCKSRNILAMRIYNPDQEALAALRGSGIGVTLDVGGVDEVRRLAADASYAASWVRSNVQAYYPDVIIRYVVVGNEIPAADARPILLPAIRNVNAALSAAGLGSSIKASTAVQFDVFTNSFPPSSGVFAQPYMADVARLLASTGAPLLVNVYPYFAYRDNPRDIQLNYATFQPGATVRDDGNGLVYTNLFDAMVDVVYAALEKAGAPGVRVVVSESGWPSAGGFAATVENARRYNQGLIDNVVTGTPRRPTAAIETYLFAMFNENSKPGDATERNFGLFYPNMQPVYPVTFPN, translated from the exons ATGGGAG CGGTGCACGGTGTCTGCTACGGCATGGTCGGCGACAACCTCCCGTCGCGAGGCGACGTCGTGCGTCTGTGCAAGTCCCGCAACATCCTCGCCATGCGAATCTACAATCCGGACCAAGAGGCCCTCGCTGCGCTCCGCGGCAGCGGCATCGGCGTCACCCTCGATGTCGGAGGCGTCGACGAGGTCCGCCGCCTCGCCGCTGACGCCTCCTACGCGGCGTCCTGGGTCCGGAGCAACGTCCAGGCTTACTACCCGGACGTGATCATCCGCTACGTCGTCGTCGGCAACGAGATCCCCGCAGCCGACGCCAGGCCCATCCTCCTTCCGGCCATACGGAACGTCAACGCcgccctctccgccgccggcctCGGCAGCTCCATCAAGGCCTCCACCGCGGTGCAGTTCGACGTGTTCACCAACTCCTTCCCTCCCTCCAGCGGCGTGTTCGCGCAGCCCTACATGGCCGATGTGGCCCGGCTCCTGGCGAGCACCGGCGCGCCGCTGCTCGTCAACGTGTACCCTTACTTCGCCTACCGGGACAACCCGCGGGACATCCAGCTGAACTACGCCACGTTCCAGCCAGGGGCCACTGTGAGGGACGACGGTAACGGGCTGGTCTACACGAACCTCTTCGACGCCATGGTCGACGTCGTCTATGCTGCGCTGGAGAAAGCCGGCGCGCCGGGCGTGAGGGTGGTCGTGTCGGAGAGCGGGTGGCCGTCGGCCGGCGGGTTCGCGGCGACCGTGGAGAACGCGAGGAGGTACAACCAGGGATTGATCGACAATGTCGTGACCGGGACGCCGAGGCGGCCAACTGCGGCGATCGAGACGTACCTGTTCGCCATGTTCAACGAGAACAGCAAGCCCGGAGACGCAACGGAGAGGAACTTCGGGCTGTTCTACCCGAACATGCAGCCCGTGTACCCGGTCACCTTCCCGAATTAA